In Roseomonas fluvialis, one genomic interval encodes:
- a CDS encoding nuclear transport factor 2 family protein, with product MQTEATRALITALYDAYRAGDMPTVMSSLAEDIDWHSVAQAPLPWCGAWRGHAGVSAYFAALSGICTITAYDIERILADGAWATVLASIRVRYHADGSEAGYTKVDVLRVDGGRVAEFREYYDTAAIQRDLGRANTARSD from the coding sequence ATGCAGACCGAGGCTACCCGGGCACTGATCACGGCGCTGTATGATGCGTATCGCGCCGGCGACATGCCGACGGTGATGTCCAGCCTCGCCGAGGACATCGACTGGCATTCGGTGGCGCAGGCGCCGCTGCCCTGGTGCGGCGCCTGGCGAGGACATGCGGGTGTCAGCGCGTATTTCGCCGCCCTGTCCGGGATCTGCACCATCACCGCCTACGACATCGAACGCATCCTGGCCGATGGCGCTTGGGCGACGGTGCTGGCGTCGATCCGCGTGCGCTACCACGCGGATGGGTCGGAGGCCGGCTACACCAAGGTGGATGTGCTGCGCGTCGATGGCGGTCGTGTCGCGGAGTTCCGCGAATACTACGACACCGCGGCGATCCAGCGCGACCTTGGCCGCGCGAACACCGCGCGGTCGGACTGA
- a CDS encoding nuclear transport factor 2 family protein, producing MPATDIAAIEAVLHTYFDGLHEGDTAKLDAAFHPCAHLYSDKDGTVQDLPREQWFEWVRNRPNPKAQGLARDDRVLMIDQPGPELAMAKVNCQIPPRYFTDYLVLLKTAQGWKIVSKVFRADVRE from the coding sequence ATGCCCGCCACCGACATCGCCGCCATCGAGGCCGTTCTGCACACCTATTTCGATGGGCTGCACGAGGGCGACACGGCGAAGCTCGACGCCGCCTTCCACCCCTGCGCGCACCTGTATTCCGACAAGGACGGCACGGTGCAGGACCTGCCGCGCGAGCAATGGTTCGAATGGGTGCGCAACCGCCCCAACCCCAAGGCGCAGGGCCTGGCCCGCGACGACCGGGTGCTGATGATCGACCAGCCCGGCCCGGAACTCGCGATGGCCAAGGTGAACTGCCAGATCCCGCCGCGCTACTTCACCGACTACCTGGTGCTGCTGAAGACGGCCCAGGGCTGGAAGATCGTCAGCAAGGTGTTCCGCGCCGACGTGCGCGAATAG
- a CDS encoding Bug family tripartite tricarboxylate transporter substrate binding protein, with protein sequence MIRRTLLGAAMALAALPAFAQPRAPGTDYPNRPVRIVVALAPGGNADINARLVATGLSQRLGQQFVVENRPSGGGTVAFETVAQTPPDGYTLLVGALGSHTLNVGLYGDRLRVHPLTGVDHITISSHSAIVLVVNNNFPARTLAEFRAQLAANPNRFDFGSSGNGTTGHIAAALMLHLMGAQAQHVPYRGSAAAFQDLLAGRTAFQADTISFVTEPIRAGQVRGLVIATPQRSAMIPDVPTSAEAGLPDFQATTWTPWSATLGTPAPIRQFLYEQITEVLRTPEVRDRLIALGNTIPNGMTPDATRAFIASEIDKWVPIVRASGARVD encoded by the coding sequence TCCTCGGCGCCGCGATGGCGCTGGCCGCGCTGCCGGCCTTCGCGCAACCGCGCGCGCCGGGCACCGACTACCCGAACCGGCCGGTGCGCATCGTCGTCGCCCTCGCCCCGGGCGGCAATGCCGACATCAATGCGCGCCTGGTCGCGACCGGCCTGTCGCAGCGCCTCGGCCAGCAATTCGTGGTGGAGAACCGCCCATCAGGCGGCGGCACGGTAGCCTTCGAGACGGTCGCGCAGACCCCGCCCGATGGCTACACGCTGCTGGTCGGCGCGCTGGGGTCGCATACGCTGAATGTCGGGCTGTATGGCGACCGGCTGCGCGTGCATCCGCTGACCGGCGTGGACCACATCACCATCTCCAGCCATTCGGCGATCGTGCTGGTGGTGAACAACAATTTCCCGGCGCGCACGCTCGCGGAATTCCGCGCCCAGCTCGCGGCCAATCCGAACCGCTTCGATTTCGGCTCCTCAGGCAATGGCACCACGGGGCACATCGCAGCCGCGCTGATGCTGCACCTGATGGGCGCGCAGGCGCAGCACGTCCCCTATCGCGGATCCGCCGCGGCCTTCCAGGACCTGCTGGCCGGGCGCACGGCGTTCCAGGCAGACACCATCTCCTTCGTGACGGAACCCATCCGCGCCGGCCAGGTGCGTGGCCTGGTGATCGCGACGCCGCAGCGTTCGGCAATGATCCCTGACGTGCCGACGAGCGCCGAGGCCGGCCTGCCCGACTTCCAGGCCACCACCTGGACGCCGTGGTCCGCCACGCTCGGCACGCCGGCGCCGATCCGCCAGTTCCTGTATGAACAGATCACCGAGGTGCTGCGCACGCCCGAGGTGCGCGACCGGCTGATCGCGCTCGGCAACACCATCCCCAATGGCATGACGCCCGACGCCACGCGCGCCTTCATCGCGTCCGAGATCGACAAATGGGTGCCGATCGTCCGCGCCTCCGGCGCGCGGGTCGATTGA
- a CDS encoding isocitrate lyase/PEP mutase family protein — MAHPALRQAFAQRKFIVAPGIFDMISAKVADGMGFDCLYGTGFGTVASHLGVPDAGIATYTDMVARMGQMARGVRTPMIADADTGYGGLLNVRHTVMGYEAAGISGIQLEDQEIPKKCGHTPGRRVIPAEEMVLKIKVAAEARVSPDFLIVARTDARTTLGLEEAIRRGLMFGDAGADVVFIESPESEAEMRAIGKAISKPLLANMVEGGRTPLLPAATLAAIGYAIAIYPAVGFLAMAAAMERVYGHLKQHGDSIAIGESYGFKRMTELMGFPEVWDFDQRWAQPEAAKAAE; from the coding sequence ATGGCACATCCGGCACTCCGCCAGGCTTTCGCGCAGAGGAAGTTCATCGTCGCGCCAGGCATCTTCGACATGATCTCGGCCAAGGTCGCCGACGGCATGGGCTTCGACTGCCTCTACGGCACCGGCTTCGGCACCGTTGCCTCGCATCTGGGCGTGCCGGATGCGGGCATCGCGACCTACACCGACATGGTCGCGCGCATGGGCCAGATGGCGCGCGGCGTGCGCACGCCGATGATCGCCGATGCCGATACCGGCTATGGCGGGCTGCTGAACGTGCGCCACACCGTGATGGGCTACGAGGCCGCCGGCATCTCCGGAATCCAGCTGGAGGACCAGGAAATCCCGAAGAAGTGCGGCCATACGCCCGGCCGCCGCGTCATCCCGGCCGAGGAGATGGTGCTCAAGATCAAGGTCGCCGCCGAGGCGCGCGTGAGCCCCGACTTCCTGATCGTCGCACGCACCGATGCGCGCACCACGCTGGGGCTTGAGGAAGCGATCCGCCGCGGCCTGATGTTCGGAGATGCGGGCGCCGACGTGGTGTTCATCGAAAGCCCCGAGAGCGAGGCGGAGATGCGCGCGATCGGCAAGGCCATTTCCAAGCCGCTGCTCGCCAACATGGTCGAGGGCGGGCGCACGCCGCTGCTGCCGGCGGCGACGCTGGCCGCGATCGGCTACGCCATCGCGATCTATCCGGCGGTGGGCTTCCTCGCGATGGCCGCGGCCATGGAGCGTGTGTACGGCCACCTGAAGCAGCATGGCGACAGCATCGCCATCGGCGAATCCTACGGTTTCAAGCGCATGACGGAGCTGATGGGCTTCCCGGAAGTCTGGGATTTCGACCAGCGCTGGGCGCAGCCTGAAGCCGCGAAGGCCGCCGAATGA
- a CDS encoding Bug family tripartite tricarboxylate transporter substrate binding protein has protein sequence MSPRRRHLLLAPAALALPARLRAQGTWPSRPVRVIVPYAASGGTDILARALGEALRPTLPQPFVVENRAGAAGVVGSEAVARAEPDGHTLLVVVSTHVMNRYHLPSMPYDAVRDFTPIAMLTRNTMVLVAGANQPFDSLRAMIDYAKRNPGRVGTGSTEALSSFIGQELARRAGVDMPDVAYRSGGQLMNDIVAGHLPTGWTSTVSAAPHMQTGRVRILAVSTAQRSAFFPDVPTAAEQGVAEFDLSGWVAMLAPPRMDPALAASIGATVQRVFDDAAFQQRLVALGVERDFRPAPALLEAMQRDDRIWAAAAQAGHIRSQQ, from the coding sequence ATGAGTCCGCGCCGCCGCCACCTGCTGCTCGCCCCCGCCGCCCTGGCGCTTCCCGCGCGGCTGCGCGCGCAGGGCACCTGGCCCTCGCGCCCGGTGCGCGTGATCGTGCCCTATGCGGCCTCCGGCGGCACCGACATCCTGGCGCGTGCGCTGGGGGAGGCGCTGCGCCCGACCCTGCCGCAGCCCTTCGTGGTCGAGAACCGCGCCGGTGCCGCCGGGGTCGTGGGATCGGAGGCCGTGGCGCGTGCCGAGCCCGACGGGCACACGCTGCTGGTAGTGGTCTCGACGCATGTGATGAACCGCTATCACCTGCCCTCGATGCCCTATGACGCGGTGCGCGACTTCACGCCGATCGCGATGCTGACGCGCAACACGATGGTGCTGGTGGCGGGCGCGAACCAGCCCTTCGACAGCCTGCGCGCCATGATCGACTACGCGAAGCGCAACCCGGGCCGTGTCGGTACCGGCAGCACCGAGGCGCTGTCCTCCTTCATCGGCCAGGAGCTCGCGCGCCGCGCCGGCGTGGACATGCCCGATGTGGCGTATCGCTCCGGCGGGCAGTTGATGAACGACATCGTCGCGGGGCACCTGCCGACGGGCTGGACCAGCACCGTCAGCGCCGCGCCGCACATGCAGACCGGGCGCGTGCGCATCCTGGCGGTCTCGACGGCGCAGCGTTCCGCCTTCTTCCCCGACGTACCGACCGCCGCCGAACAGGGTGTCGCGGAATTCGACCTGTCGGGCTGGGTCGCGATGCTCGCACCGCCGCGCATGGACCCGGCGCTGGCCGCGAGCATCGGCGCCACGGTGCAGCGCGTGTTCGACGACGCCGCCTTCCAACAGCGGCTGGTCGCACTCGGCGTCGAGCGCGATTTCCGCCCCGCCCCGGCGCTGCTGGAAGCGATGCAGCGCGACGACCGCATCTGGGCCGCCGCCGCGCAGGCCGGCCACATCCGATCGCAGCAATAG